In Falco biarmicus isolate bFalBia1 chromosome 5, bFalBia1.pri, whole genome shotgun sequence, a single genomic region encodes these proteins:
- the LOC130149427 gene encoding N-alpha-acetyltransferase 20-like: MTTLRAFTCDDLFRFNNINLDPLTETYGTPFYLQYLAHWPEYFIVAEAPGGELMGYIMGKAEGSVAREEWHGHVTALSVAPEFRRLGLAAKLMELLEEISEKKGGFFVDLFVRVSNQVAVNMYKQLGYSVYRTVLEYYSASSGEPDEDAYDMRKALSRDIEKKSVIPLPHPVRPEDIE; the protein is encoded by the exons atgacGACGCTCCGTGCCTTCACCTGCGATGACCTCTTCCGCTTCAACAACAT CAACCTGGACCCGCTGACGGAGACC TACGGGACACCCTTCTACCTGCAGTACCTGGCCCACTGGCCCGAGTACTTCATCGTGGCCGAGGCGCCCGGCGGCGAGCTGATGGGCTACA TAATGGGTAAAGCAGAAGGCTCTGTGGCTAGGGAAGAGTGGCATGGACATGTTACTGCTCTCTCTGTTGCACCAGAATTTCGACGGCTGGGTTTGGCTGCTAAACTGATGGAACTACTGGAAGAAATTTCGGAAAA AAAGGGTGGATTTTTCGTTGATCTCTTTGTGAGAGTGTCTAATCAGGTTGCAGTAAATATGTATAAGCAGCTCGGCTACAGTGTGTACCGGACAGTATTGGAGTACTACTCTGCTAGCAGCGGAGAGCCAGATGAAGATGCTTACG ATATGAGGAAAGCTCTTTCCAGAGATATAGAGAAGAAATCAGTTATACCTCTGCCTCATCCTGTGAGACCAGAAGACATTGAGTAA